From the genome of Bradyrhizobium sp. G127:
CCCGCGTGATTATTCGTAATTCCATTTCATTGACGCGCTCTGCCGCACTGGCCGATCATTCACCAGCCGTCGACGCGCATGTCCGGCGGATTCAGCATCCCTCGATGCCGTCCTTCAACCACCGAACACAAAGATACAGCATCACATGAAAGCACTTTCGCGTTTCCGTTTCCTGTCCCTCGCCGCCTCGGGACTGCTGCTGGCCTCGCTCGGCACAGCCGCTCTGGCGCAATCCGCCGCCGACAAGCCGCTGAAGGTCGGCGTGTCCGCCGGTCCTTACGGCGATATCCTGCGCGAAGCCGCAAAGCTGTCGGAGAAGCAGGGCCTCAAGGCGGAGATCATCGAGTTCACCGACTGGAACCAGCCGAACGCCGCGCTGGATGCAGGCGACATCGACCTCAACAATTTCCAGCATAAGTTCTATCTCGCCAACCAGTCGAAGGCCCGCAACTACAAGCTGGTCGCGCTCGACGACTCGATTCTGGTGCCCGGCGGCATCCACTCGAAGAAGTACACCAAGGCTTCGGACATCCCGAACGGCGCAAAGATCGCAATCCCGAACGATCCAACCAATGCCGGACGCGCGCTGCTGCTGTTCGAGAAGGCGGGCCTGATCAAGCTGAAGCCCGACGTCGGCATCAAGGCGACCGTGCAGGACGTGGCGGAGAATCCGAAGAAACTGCAGATCGTGGAAATC
Proteins encoded in this window:
- a CDS encoding MetQ/NlpA family ABC transporter substrate-binding protein, with protein sequence MKALSRFRFLSLAASGLLLASLGTAALAQSAADKPLKVGVSAGPYGDILREAAKLSEKQGLKAEIIEFTDWNQPNAALDAGDIDLNNFQHKFYLANQSKARNYKLVALDDSILVPGGIHSKKYTKASDIPNGAKIAIPNDPTNAGRALLLFEKAGLIKLKPDVGIKATVQDVAENPKKLQIVEIDAAQLARSLDDVAAAFVSSNYAYLAGLDLNKALIPETSSPEAKPYYTLLFAAREDRKDDPRIKKFIAIYRSQPVKDFIDNKFKGSIQAAW